DNA sequence from the Candidatus Methylomirabilota bacterium genome:
GAGCGAGAGGGCGAGGGTGAGGGCCAGAACCTTCAGCATCTCAACCAGACGCTACCACTACCCCCAGGGCTGTTCAAAAGCCCAGGAACTCCTTCAGGGCGGCGAGCACCGCGTCGGGATTGTCTTCATGCAGCGTGTGGACGGCCCGCGGGATCTCGACGAACTTCCCCCGGGGGAGCTGCTGGGCCATCCGCTCGGCGACCTCGCGGTCGAGAACCATGCTCTCCTCGCCGCGCAGCACCAGAGTCGGCACGGGAATCGTCTGCAGCACGCCCCACCAGTCGATGTCGAGCTGGGCTCGCTTCTCCTTGATGCTGGGATGCCAGCCCCACACCAGCTTGCCGTCGGGGCGCTGCTTGAGGCTGTGCGAGGCCACCCAGCGGAAATAGTGGATGCCGGGATGCGGGTTGCCTCGGTGCAGGTGCTGGGCGGCCTGCTCGATGCTCTCCCACGTCTCCGGCTCCGGAGGGCCGGGCGGCGCCTGGGCCATGCGCTTGCTGACCTCGGGCCCGATATCGACGATGACGAGCTTCTGCACGGCATCGGGCCGCTTGGAGGCGAAGTACATCGCATTGCGCCCGCCCATGGAGAGGCCGACCATCACGAATGATCGGAGGCTGAGCTCGTCCACCACGCCGGTCAGGTCATCGTAGGCCGCGATGGGATGGTAGATGTCCGCGGGATCGCTCTCGCCGTGCCCGCGCTGGTCCATGGCATAGACGTGGAAGTGAGGCTGGAGCGCGATGCTGAGAGTGTCCCAGGCATGGGCATGGCCCGTGAAGCCGTGCAGGAGCAGGAGCGGCGTGCGGCCCTCGCCGCCCCAGTCGAGAACGTGGAGCCGCAGATCGTTGACCGTGATGTAGCGGTCGATGGGGCGCAAGAGATTCATGGAAGCCTCCCGTGGATCATGCGTGCCATTCGCGCGGACCGTCGTCGGTGAAGCCGCACTGCTCGCATGGGCTGAAGTAGTGCATGGCCGGCGGCATGGCCACGGCAAGGCGAAGCGAAAGATCCTGGCCGACATTGCGGATGTGGTGCACGGTCCCTCGCGGCACCCACACGATGTCGTCCTTCTGGCCCTGCACGACGACACCGCCCGTCAGCTCCCACTCGAGAGTTCCCGCGAGCACCACCCACCATTCGTCGAACTCGCGATGCCAGTGGGGGCGATTGCCGCCGCCGGGCGCGCTCGCGATCAGGGTGACGAGGTTGCGCTCGTCGGCGATGATCCGCTTCGCCCACGGAGCGGGCCCCATCTTCGCGACCAGATCCGCCACGCGCGTGTGGAGCACGTTGGGCCAGGTCGAGTTGGCAGCGCTGGGCGGGCTCGGCCCGTCCGCCAGATGGCTAATTGAGATGGAGAATGGTGTTTCTGTAGTAGGCATCGATCCTCCTCTGAACTAGGACTGCCCCCTCACCCTGCCCTCTCCCCAGAGGGGAGAGGGATATGAGGAAGGAATCACGTTGAATCCCCTCTCCCCCAATGGGGGAGAACTTCTGGACCAGGACTACCCCTCACCCTGCCCTCTCCCCAGAGGGGAGAGGGATGTTTCAAGTAGGACACCTCTCTCCAAGGAGGGAGAGGATCTGTCGAATTGAAACCCTCTCCCCCAGTGGGGGAGAGGGCAGGGTGAGGGGGTCGGGACCCTCTCCGCCCCGAAGTATAGCCGGCCGCTATGCTCTCTTTCGCGAAGCCTTCGCGGGCCGGGATTTCGCGACGGCGGCGCCCTTGCCGCTCGCGTGCCAGCGCGCCACCTCCTCGCACGTGGTGAACCACACGCCGCGGGAGCGGCGCATGAAGGCCACGAGGTCCGCGAGGAGGGCGATCCGCGAGGCGCGCCCGCTCACGAAGGGATGGCAGGTCAGGACGAAGCAGCCGTTCTCCGCGTGCATCGCGGCGAACTCCTTGCTCCACATCTGCAGCACCCGGCCCGGGTCGGCGATGGCATTCGTGGACCCGTACACATGGCGGAAGAGCGGCGCGTCGTCCAGCAGCCACTGCACCGGCACCTCGACGAGCGGCCCGTCCTCGCTGTCGATCTCGTAGGGGATGTCATTGCCCATGAGCGAGGTGTCGTAGAGAAAGCCGTGACGCTTCAGGATGCCCGGGGTCCAGACATTCACGTCCCATGATGGCGAGCGGTAGCCGGCCGGCTTGACGCCGAGCTGATCGCGCAGGATGGCGAGCTGCTCCTGCATGATCCGCTCTTCCTGCGTGGCGTCGAGGAAGCCCACGGCCTCGTGGACATTCCCATGGGCGCCCACCTCGTGCCCCGCGTCGCGGATCCGCTTGGACGGGGCGAGGTGATTCTCGACCGTCCAGCCAGGAATAAAGAAGCTGGCGCGGAGCTTCAGCTTGTCGAGCAGGGCGAGAATCCGGTCCACCCCGACCCGGGGCCCGAAGCGACGCTCCTCGAGGTCGCCCAGGCTCCGCTTGGCCTTTTCCGGCTCGCGGAAGAGAAATCCCGACTCGGCGTCGAAGTCGAAGGACAGCACCACCGCGGATTGCTTGCCGTCCGGCCACCGATAGCGCATGCGGGCCTCCTTGGCGAGGGTGAGCGCCGGATCCTACCGCGAAGCTGGCCACCTCATCCCGAGACCCAGCCGCCGCTCGGGTGGAGTATCTGACCCGTGAGATAGCCGGCCTCGTCGGCGGCTAGAACCACCGCGCAGTAGGCGACATCCTCCACGCTGCCGAAGCGGCGCAGCGGCAGCTCGGCCAGCCGTCGCGACCGGTACTCCGGCGTCATGACGTCCTTGCTCATGTCGGTCTCGATCCCGCCGGGGGCGATGGCATTCACGGTGATCCCGTGGGCTCCCACCTCCGAGGCAAGGGCACGGGTGAGCGCCTCGATGGCGCCCTTGGTCGCGGCGTAGGCCGCGAAGCCGCCACCGCCGACCGCGCGCTGGGCGAGCTGCGTGGACAGATTGATGATGCGCCCGTAGCCGTTCTCGATCATCGACGGCAGTGCGTGACTCGTGCACAGAATGGTGCCGGTGACGTTGATGTCGAACATGCGCTGGTACGCGTCCACGGGCACCTGGAGGAGCGCGCCCCGCACCATGATGCCGGCGTTGTTGACGAGGATATCCAGGCGGCCGAATCGATCGAGCGTCGACTTGACGAGAGAGCGCGCATCGTCGTCGCGCGCCACGTCGCCCTGGAGGGCGATGGCCTCGGCGCCCAGCCGGCCGGCTTCCGCGACAGCCTCGTCGGCCTCCCGCCGGCTCGCCAGGTAGTTCACGGCCACCCGCGCCCCTTCGCGGGCGAAGGCCAGCGCGATGGCCCGCCCGAAGCCGCGGCTGGCGCCCGTGACGAGCGCGACGCGGCCGGCTAGCCGTCCCCCGCCCGTCACCGTGCCGCGCCGCTCGGGCCCTGCTCGAGCCAGAACCGCGCGAGCTCGACGGGGCGGGGCCACCACACGTCCTTCTTGCCGACGATTCTCTGGATGAGGCGCTCGACCATGCGCATGCGCGAGGGCCGGCCCACCACCTGGGGATGGCCGAGCCAGTTGAAGAAGCCGCCTTCCGCGTACATGCCCTCGAACTCCTCGGACCAGATCTCCCAGACGTCTTCCTGGCTCCAGATACCATTGCCCACCGGCGGCACCGAGCTGAACAGGAAGAAGGGCGCGTCGTTGTTGCACCAGGCGGTGGGAAACTCCACGAGCGGGCCGTGGGGCGTCTCGTGACAGTACGGCAGGTCCGTATCGAGGGCATTGCTGTGATAGACGAACCCGTGCTTCTTGAGCAGGTCCATGGTGTGCCGGCTCGGATCGGCGGAGGGCGCCCGCGCCCCGAGCGGCTTGGCGCCCAGGATCTTCTTGAAGATGTCCAGGCTCTTGACGAGCAGCTCCTCCTCCTCCTCGCGGTCCTTCATGAAGAAGGGCTTCTCGTGCAGGTAGCCGTGGTGCCCCACCTCGTGGCCCCGGCGCACGATGTCCTCGCAGAGCGCCGGATAGCGCTCGACGATCCATCCCGGAATGAAAAAGCAGGTCTTGACCCCGTACCGGTCCAGCAGCTCCAGGATGCGCGGCATGCCGGTCTTGGGACCATAGGCGCCCATCGACATGTGCAGCGGCCGCTCGGCGAGGGCGGGATCGCGGTGGATCCAGGGACTCTCGCCGTCGAGATCGAAGGTCATCATGATGGCGCAGCGGGCGCCCTCGGGCCACTGCACGGGCTGGGTCATGGAGCAGAAGAATAGACCAGAGGAGCGATGACCGCAAACATGGCAACGCGGCGCGCGAGCTACTCGGCGAGTCTGACGGTCACGCGCACGGGATCGGGCAGTCGGGATCGCCCGGCCTCGATCTGCCACGAGCCGATGCGGGTCAGGCCTTCGGCGAACTTGCCATAGCTGGGATTCGGGATCACCGCCTCGATCACCGTGATCTTCTCGCCGCGCTGCCGGCTCACCGTGGTCCCCCCCGCCTTCGCGAGCAAGGCCGCGAGGTCGCGCTCCGCGCCGCTCCGGCTCTTGACTCGAAGTTTCCCGACCACGTCGAGTGACGGGCGCGCGTCACCGGGGGCGGGAGGCGTGGACGCGGACACCGTCCCGACCGGATTGTCCCTTCGCGGAGCCGGGGCGGCGGCGACCTTGTCCTGCTTGGCGCTTCCATTCTTCGCCTTGGGCGACGGCGACTCGCCCCGCTCGGACTTGCCCGCATCCGGCTTCTCGACACGACTCGCACGGGTGTCACGAACCGGCGGGGAGGGAGCGCGACGGGGTGTGACAGACTCCGGGGGCGAGGCTGAGGTCTTCGCCCGCGCGGGGGGAGCAGTGACCCTCGCTGGCATCTCCGGCGTTGGCCGCTCTGGTGCTGGTGGCGCGGGGGGCGGGTGCAGCGCGGGCGGCGCCGGCACTACCGTGACGGGCGCAGTTACTGGAGGAATCTCAGGTCGCGTCGCCGGCTCGGTGGAGGCCATACGCTTCGGGGGCGTGGCGTCGCCGCTCGAAGGAGCGGAAGGCACCCAGCGACGGACCGCAAGATCCAGATCGGCTCGGTACGTGAAGAGTCCGACGGCACCGAGCGAGACCAGGAGCACGGTGGCGGTCAGACGAAGATGTCTGGCCTGGACGGGAAGGAAGATACGTCGGTGGTCCCAGACGAGAATGGCAAGTCCACAGGCCATCAAGAGCATATGGCGGGCGCTCTGGAGCACTCTCCGGGCAATTCCGATCATCTTCCGGCTACCCTCGAGGGCCTTGTGGGCAACCCCGAGCGCCTGCCTCGCAGCCCGGAGCGCCCTCCCGCCGCCATCGAGAGCGGCCTTCCCCACAACCTCGAGTGATCTCCCGATGATATTGAGCGCCGACGGGACACGGCGGAAGATCAGACGGAGTGATGACCCCGCGCGGCGGACCGGGCCAGCAATGTCGATGCGCCGAACGGCCGCGAGGACGTTTGCCGCGCGAGCCACACCGGGACGGGACCGCCAAGGGATCCTTTCCCGGGCGTGCACGCTGCGGCGCGGAGAGGGCTCGTCCCGTGCACGTAGCATCTCGAGCGTCTTACCGATGAGAACCGGTCGGGGTCGCGCGCGCCGGATGACCCGGTTGCGAGGGAAAAGCCGCTGGCGGAGCCGGTCCACCAGATCATTCGGACGCAAGCGGTCGAGCGCCTTGCTGAAGAAGTCGAGCTTGAAATTTGATCGCCACGCGACGGGGTGAGGCCGTTCAGTGAGACGAAGACCCTCGAGCTCTTGCTGACAAGCCGCGCACTCGCGCAGATGCGCTTCCAGCGGGACTCGCTCCGTGAGCCCGATGTGCGCGTCGAGGAGCGCCGAGAATTGCTCGCGAGCGTCCTGGCAGTTCATGACTAGGGGCACCCCCAACCCTCCTACTAGCTGGATGATACTTGAGACGGCCCCCCGGGGAAGCAATCTGAGAAGCCATGCTAGACTCCCTCATCTCCGCCCTTGCTGGGATCGCCCACGAGAGGAGCGCCCGCCGTGCCAAAGAATGTCATCCGCGTAGGCAATGTCGAGATCATGTCGCTGTCGGACGGCATGCTCGAGTTCGATCTCTGTAATTTCTTCCCGACCATTCCCGAGGACAACTGGCAGGGCCATGAGTCCGACCTGACCGAGGAGCACAAGGTCCGCTTCAACCTCGGCTCCTTTCTGATCCGCTCGCAAGGACGGACCATCCTCGTCGACACGGGCCTCGGGCCCAAGCCGGCGGACGCGCCCGATGTCCCGTGGGGTCAGCTCATGCGTGACTTTCAGGACAATGGCGTGCGCCCGGACGAGGTGGACATGGTCGTGCTGACCCACCTCCACCGCGACCACGTCGGCTGGAACCTGATGCCGCAGGGCGAGCGATACGTCCCGACTTTCCCGAATGCGCGCTACTGGATGAGCACGAAGGATTGGGAGGTGTGCCACGAGCCGGAAGTCCAGCCGCAGCGCTTTCCCAATGCCCCCACCTGCGTCTGGCCCCTGGCCGACCTCGGTCTGATCGAGCTGATGGATGGGGAGCACAGCATCACGCCCGAGCTGACCGCGCTGCCCACCCCTGGTCACACGCCGGGGCACATGAGCATCCTGATCACCTCGCAAGGCGAGCGCGCGCTCGTCCTGGGAGACGCCGCCCACAACCCGGTGCAGCTCCACGAGACGGACTGGGTCTCGCGGGCCGACATGGATCCCGAGCTGACGCGCCATACGCGACGGGTCCTCATGGAACGCCTGGAGCGCGAAGAGATCATCGTGGCGGCCGGACACTTCAAGGCGCCCGGCTTCGGCAAGGTGATACGCCTCCAGGGCCGCCGCTACTGGCAAGTCCTCTAGGCTGGCGGATTCGCGAGGCAACGCCACCCTGGTCTACTCAGCCCTCGCCTCAGGGCTTCGCCCTTCAGCTCGAACTGCGGCCCTCTCCCTCTCCGAGGGAGAGGGATCCATTTTCATCCCTCGCCCCCAGAGGGGGAGAGGGCAGGGTGAGGGGGAGGCCAGAATGCGGCACGCGCGCCCATGAAAGGTTCGGTCTGAGATCTTGACGATGACGACGAGACGGGCCGCCCTGGGAAGGATCATCACGTTCTGCCTGGCCGCCGTCGGCTGTCGCGCGGGGGTGGAGGGCTCGCGCGCGAACGAAGGGCGCGATGTGTTGGTGATCGCGGGCGCCCGGATCTATCCCTCCCCCTCCGAGCCGCCGATCTCGAATGGGACGGTGGTCGCCAGCGATGGCCTCATCACCTCGGTGGGCCCTCGCGATCGCGTCCGCGTCCCCGCGCGGGCCACGGTGCTCGACGGCGCCGGGCTCACCGTCACCGCCGGCTTCTGCAATGCGCACGTGCACTTCACGGAAGCCAGGTGGCAGGCCGCCGATTCCGCGTCCGCGCCAGAGCTGACCGCCTCGCTCCGCGCGATGCTGACCCGCTGGGGAGTGGTCCGCGTGGTTGACACCGGCTCGCCGTTCGCCAATACGCTGGCCCTGCGGCGAAGGATCGAGAGCGGGGAGATCGCCGGCCCGCACATCACGCTCGCCAGCGGCAGCTTCGTCCCCGTCGGCGGCAGCCCCTATTACGTGCTGCCCACACGCCTGCCCGAGCTGGCCAACCCCGAACAGGCCAGGCAAGCTGTCGAGGGTCTCCTGGACATCGGAGGCATCGAGGCGGTCAAGCTCTTCACGGGCTCCTGGGCGAGTCGCGAATCCATCGTGGTAATGCCCGTCGATATCGTCCGGGCCGCCGCGGAGGCGGCGCATCGGCGCGGGAAGCTGGTCTTCTCTCACCCCTCCAACAGCGCGGGGGCGCGGGCGGCGCTCGAGGGCAGCGTCGACGTGCTCGCCCACACCTTCCCATCGGGTCCGGACTGGGACCGTACGCTGCCGCGCCGGATGCGCGAGGCCAACATGGCTTTGATACCCACGCTCAAGCTCTGGCCCTGGGAGCTGGGGCGGCTCGGCGTCCCTGCGGCGGGCCTCGAGCGGGTCCAGGGCAATGCCCAGGCCCAGCTCCGCGCCTTCATGGAGGCGGGCGGGCAGCTTCTCTTCGGCACCGATGTCGGCTACATGACCGACTACGATCCCACCGACGAATACCTCTTGCTGGAGCGCGCCGGACTCTCGTTCCCCGATGTTCTGTCAGCTCTGACCACGGCGCCCGCCCGGCGCCTGGCCACGGAACGCGGGGCGGGGCTCGTGGCGGTCGGGAGCCCGGCCGATCTCGTCGTGCTCGAGCGAGATCCGGCCACCGATATCCGGGCTCTCGCTGATGTGCGATACACGATCCGGCGGGGACGCGTGATCTACGAGCGAGGGCGATAGGGCCCGCACCCCGCGGCGTGGCCCGCCCCACCGGGCTCGAGCCTGCCACCAATCCCCTCGCCCTCTTCCAGCTCCGCTGATAGACTCCCTGCCAGCCAAAAAGGCGTCTGCCCATGAGGGCGGGAGGGATCGATGAAGCGACAGCTCATCACGCTGCTGGTAGGCATCGTCATAGGAGTGTTGATCATGCTCGGCTGGAACTACAGGTCCCGCGAGGACGTGGGCGCGCAAGCGTACCGGACCTGCTTCAGCCTCCTTCACGCGGCCAACGAAGCGTATCGCCACGTGGGAGAGGTCGACCCTCGCCGCGAATGGGAGCTGCTCGCCGCCTGTCTGTACGCCAAGGCCGGGGTGAGATGATGACACGTCACGCATCAGGATCTCCCCAGGGGACATTCATGAAGACAACGATTGGCATGAAGACAACGCTGGGTATGAAGACAACGCTGGGCCTGGTCGGCACATTGCTGCTGGCTTCCGCTTCCTCCGCGGGCGCCGACGAGGCGGAACACCTCGCCATGGCGCGCGTGCGTCTGACCACGGAGGCTTCCGTGGCCAGAGGCTGCACGCGCATCGGTCAGGTGAGCGACGATTCGGTCAAGGACCTGCGGAGGAAGATCGTGAGGGCGGGGGGCGACGTGGGCGTCCTGTCGTTCAGCACGGACAACATGGAGAATATTCTCGCCCAGGTCTACCGGTGTCCCGCCCCCGGCAGCGCGGCACCAAGGCCGGCCCCGCCCACGGCCGCCCCTCCCCCGCCACCGCCGCCTCCGCCCAAGCCCCCTCGCTAAGGGGGCTAGGAGTCTGTCCAAGCAGTTCCCCTGCCCTCGCGAGCAGGAGAGTTCCGCTTCGAGCGCCGGCTCTGCCGGCGTCGTTCTCAGATTGCTCGCCTCGGACGGCAGGGCCCCGACCCCGCGACGTCCTGCGGCTCGCACTGCGTCGGGGGGGAGGCTTCGGAAGGGGGCGGAGCCCCCCTCCGAGTTACCTAGCCCTTGAGGCCGCTCACCCGGGTGCCCTCGATGATGCGACGGTTGGCCAGGAGGAAGACGACGAGCAGGGGCAGGGCGCTGAGGGTGGCCCCGGCCATGATGGGGCCGTACGACTCGGAGCTGTAGGCGCCCCGCAGGAGGGCGAGGGCGACGGGCAACGGAAACATCTCGGGCTTGTTCACCGCGATGAGGGGCCAGAGGAAATCGTTCCACGCCGATCGAAACGCGAAGATGGCCAGGGCCCCCAGCGCGGGCTGAGAGAGCGGCAGGAGGATGCGCGTGAAGATGCGCCAGGGACCGGCGCCGTCGATCCGCGCCGCGTCCTCGAGCTCGGCGGGCATGGTCAGGAAGAACTGACGGAGCAGGAATACCCCGAAGGCGAAGGTCATGGCGGCTTCCGGCACGATGAGGCCCTGATAGGTGCTCAGCCATCCGAGGCGCTGGGTCAGGATGTACTGAGGCACCAGCACCACGGCATTGGGGATCATCAGGCTACCCACGAGGACGGCGAAGATCAGATTGCGGCCCCGGAAGCGCATCCGCGCCAGGGGGTAGGCGGCCATGGCGCTCGTGAGGACGACCAGGATCACCGCCCCCACCGAGACGATCGCGCTGTTGAGGAATGCGCGGCCGATCCGCGCCGTCCGCGAGCTGCTGAACAAGACCTCGCCGTAGTGCACGAGGGTGGCGGGCCAGGGAATCCATTCGGGGGGCACCCTGATGATGTTCTCGGTCAGCTTGAGCGAGGTCACGAGGACCCAGACGGCGGGCAGGAGCCACAGGATGGCGCCCGAGACCATCAGCACGCTCAGCCACATCCCGGAGCGTCTGAACGCGGAGGACATCACGACCTGGCCAGGCCCATGGGATCAGTACTGCGTGTGCCCGCGCAGGAGCCGGAACTGAAGCAGGGAGAAGACGAGAATCAGGGCGAAGAGCACCCAGGCCATGGCCGAGGCGGAGCCGAAGTGGAAGAAGTTCTGGAAGGCCGTCTCGTACAGGTGCTGCACCACCGTCCGCGTGGCATCCCCCGGCCCCCCCTGGGTCAGGATGAACACCTGCCCGAAGATCTGGAACGAGCCGATGACGTGGGTGACGAAGACGAAGAGGAAGACCGGACGGAGCAGCGGCAGCGTGATGGCCCAGAAGGCCCGCCCCCCACCCGCGCCGTCGAGGGCCGCGGCCTCGTAGAGCTCGCGGGGTATGTCTTGAAGTCCGGCCAGGTAGATCACGAGGTAGTAGCCCGTCACCCACCAGACCGACGTCACGATGATGGCCCACATGGCGGTGGTGGGATCCGCCAGCCAGGAGCGGACGGGGAGCCCGAGCGCCTTCAGGTAGTAGTTGAAGGGCCCTACCACCGGATCGAGGAGCCAGAGCCAGGTGAGCCCCACCGTGACCACGGACAGGGTGAAGGGAAAGAAGAACGCGCTCCGGAGAAATGTTCGAAGGGCGACCCCGCGGTTGAGCGCGACGGCGAGCAGGAGCGGAATGGCCAGGATGGGCAGCGTGCTCGCCATGGCGTAGAACGCGGTATTCACGAGGCTCACGTGGAAGCGCGTGTCCTCGAGGAGCTTGTCGTAGTTCGCGAGCCCGACGAACGCGTATTGCGCGCGGCCGAGCCGGGCATTCGTGAAGGAAAGGCGCAGGCCGTCGAGCAGCGGGTACACGCGGAAGGCCACGAACAGGGCGAGCCCCGGCGCCAGGAACAAATACGGGGTCAGCGCGCCCCTGCGGAGCCACGGACGCCGTCGCGAGCTCACACGTCTCCCCTTACCTCGGCCACGCGTGAAGACCGCGCCACCCTGGTCTACTCAGCCCTCGCCTCAGGGCTTCGCCCTTCGGCTCGAACTGCGGAGCCATTTTGAATCCCTCGCCCCCGGAAGTTGCCCCCTCACCCTGCCCTCTCCCCCGATGGGGGAGAGGGATCAAAGAGTCCTCTCCTCATCCCTCGCCCCTGCAGGGGGAGAAGATCAAACAGTCCTCTCCTCATATCCCTCGCCCCCGCAGGGGGAGAGGGCAGGGTGAGGGGGATCTCCGGAACGCCGGACAGGCGCTGGTGAATCGTCCAGGCTAATCGGGTAAAGCGTTGATCTGACGGGTCAGATCCTGCATGGCCGCGGCCGCCGGCTTCTGGCCGATGTAGACGCTCTCGATCACGGGACGCGTGAGGTTCTCGGCGGCCACCCACTTCGGAGTCGGCTGTCCGCCCTGCCAGTTCGGCGCCTGGGCCAGCAGGGTGCGGAGGACCGGATCACCCGTGATGCGTGGGTCCGAATGCGGCTTCCGCAGGGCCGAGACCTGGCCGGCCTTGAGCGTCCACTCCGCCACGTGATCGCTGATCCAGCGCATGTACGCCCACGCCGCCTCGCGCTTGGCCGCATCGACCGCCGTGGGTTTGGGGAACGTGAACTGGTGGGGCATCGACCAGACCACCGGCTGCTTGAAGAGTCTGGGCACCGGACTGACCGCGAAGTCGACCTTGGCCTCGCGAAGACCGGTGAAGTTCCACGAGCCGGCGATCCAGATGCCGAGCTTGCCCGCGATGAAGGCGTCCCGACAACTGGCATTGGCGGGCAGCGCGATCTTGTGCTGGGCATGGATGGCGCCCCAGAACTCGGCGACCTCGATGGCCGCCGGCTCCGCCAGCGCCGAGCGCTTGAGATCGGACGCGTAGACATTGGCGCCGTTCTGCCAGAGGAGGTTCTGGAAGCCCCACGTGTACTTCCCCGGGTTCACGGTGCCGATGGAGAACCCGAAGGTGTCGCCCTTGGTGATCTGCTTGGCCATGGCCAGGAGCTCGACGCGGCTCGCGGGGATCTTCGGTTTGCCGTCGGAACCCACGAGCCCAGCATCGCGCATGACCTTGACGTTGAGGTAGAGAAGATGCTGGGGGACGTCGAGAGGCAGCGCGTAGCGCTTGCCCTGGTAGAGGCCGCCCTGCCACGTCGAGGGAAGGTAGTCCTCGCCACGGAATCCCTTGGTGGTGGCCCTCGCCTCGTCGATCGCTTCCAGCACGCTGTCGCTGGCGAAATGCGGGACCTCGATGGTGTGGATCAAGGCGAGGTCGGGACCCTGGCCGGAGGGGACCGCCACCTGGAGCTTGGCGTAGAGATCCGCCCACGGGATGCGCTGCTGCTCGATGCGAATGCCCGTGTCGCGGGTGAACTGGTCGTTCAGCTCGTCCATGACCTTGCCATCGGCGCCCGTGAGCCCGTTCCAGTAGCTGATGGTCGGCTTCGCCTGGGCGGAGGCGCGGTGCGTGATCACGGGAAGCGAGGCGGTGGCGCCGGCGGCGGCACGAAGGAATGCGCGACGGTCGACCTTGCTCAGGGCCCGGTCCATGGCTCCTCCTCTCTGAGGAACGGTGCGCGCTTCACGATCACGGCGCACCGTGGAACACGACAGCGGCGCCTCCGATCGAGGCCGCTGCGACTATAGCCAGCGTCTCCATCCCCGTCAACTTGGTCCACTGAGGTCACGGCGCGCGGGCCACTTCTCGCTCTCATCCCTCTCCCCCACCGGGGGAGAGGGCCGCAGTTCGAGCTG
Encoded proteins:
- a CDS encoding extracellular solute-binding protein, with the protein product MDRALSKVDRRAFLRAAAGATASLPVITHRASAQAKPTISYWNGLTGADGKVMDELNDQFTRDTGIRIEQQRIPWADLYAKLQVAVPSGQGPDLALIHTIEVPHFASDSVLEAIDEARATTKGFRGEDYLPSTWQGGLYQGKRYALPLDVPQHLLYLNVKVMRDAGLVGSDGKPKIPASRVELLAMAKQITKGDTFGFSIGTVNPGKYTWGFQNLLWQNGANVYASDLKRSALAEPAAIEVAEFWGAIHAQHKIALPANASCRDAFIAGKLGIWIAGSWNFTGLREAKVDFAVSPVPRLFKQPVVWSMPHQFTFPKPTAVDAAKREAAWAYMRWISDHVAEWTLKAGQVSALRKPHSDPRITGDPVLRTLLAQAPNWQGGQPTPKWVAAENLTRPVIESVYIGQKPAAAAMQDLTRQINALPD